A single genomic interval of Barnesiella intestinihominis YIT 11860 harbors:
- a CDS encoding ABC transporter ATP-binding protein encodes MIEIKNIHKSYGSLEVLKGIDAVIEQGEIVSIVGASGAGKTTLLQIVGTLDKPDCGEILYDGRRVDNLPDREMARFRNGNIGFVFQFHQLLPEFTALENVMIPALIGGKKQSDAEQEAKRILDFLSLSDRLGHKPAQLSGGEKQRVAVARALINRPSVILADEPSGSLDSKNKIELHKLFFDLRDEFKQTFVIVTHDETLARMTDRTLFMKDGSIVSPASVEE; translated from the coding sequence ATGATAGAGATAAAAAACATACACAAGAGCTATGGTTCTTTGGAGGTACTGAAAGGTATCGACGCCGTGATCGAACAGGGCGAAATCGTCTCCATCGTGGGGGCGAGCGGAGCCGGCAAAACAACCTTGTTGCAGATCGTGGGAACGCTCGACAAGCCCGATTGCGGGGAAATCTTATACGACGGCAGGCGGGTGGATAACCTCCCCGATAGGGAAATGGCGCGTTTCAGAAACGGTAACATCGGATTCGTATTCCAGTTCCACCAGTTGCTGCCCGAATTTACGGCTCTCGAAAATGTGATGATTCCGGCTCTCATCGGGGGGAAAAAACAATCGGATGCAGAACAGGAAGCCAAGCGGATACTCGATTTCCTGAGCCTGAGCGACCGACTGGGACACAAACCGGCTCAACTGTCGGGCGGTGAAAAACAGCGAGTAGCCGTCGCCCGAGCATTGATAAACCGCCCCTCTGTTATACTTGCCGATGAGCCGTCGGGAAGTCTCGATTCGAAAAACAAAATCGAATTGCACAAACTGTTTTTCGACCTGCGTGACGAGTTCAAACAGACGTTCGTCATCGTCACGCACGACGAGACGTTGGCTCGAATGACCGATCGTACCCTCTTCATGAAAGACGGTTCCATCGTTTCTCCCGCTTCTGTCGAAGAATAA